The following coding sequences are from one Triticum dicoccoides isolate Atlit2015 ecotype Zavitan chromosome 4A, WEW_v2.0, whole genome shotgun sequence window:
- the LOC119286830 gene encoding anthocyanidin 3-O-glucoside 6''-O-acyltransferase-like has translation MAPAQQVQVSPPPILSILETTLVAPSPSAGAAPPESSLPLTFFDVLWLTSPPVERVFFYRLAADADVPAILSNLKTSLAKALGAYYPLAGRLRLTPGTADRYEIYYQPGDGVTFTVAEYRDDVGFDDLVADKPREVRKIAPLAPPLPKGGAVLALQATVLHRGLAIGMAVHHAACDGAISTRFLHTWAAAVTGAVAPSPPVIDRTLVKDATGLYDVFVKAMPSADEMEHVKLLDDKLLATFTLSKGDIQRVKDVVAGEAGRRGAAPPRCSSLVATFGFMWSCYQRAREDAGSNGGDRPTYLVFPVDHRARMNPPVPDEYLGNCVGGAMHAAPMDKLVEAGAGGLFVACTAVAAAIEEAVRGIRSPETIALWLDKFREAAMAGMWTVAGSPRFRVYEVDFGFGRPAKVEIMSVARTGAMAVAEGRSGRGGIELGISLPAAAMQSFQKCFQDAIDSLHHQ, from the coding sequence atggcgccagcgcagcaagtgcAAGTCTCGCCACCCCCGATTCTCAGCATCCTCGAGACCACTCTCGTAGCGCCCTCGCCcagcgccggcgccgccccgccggagtcCTCCCTCCCGCTCACCTTCTTCGACGTCCTCTGGCTCACCTCCCCGCCCGTCGAGCGCGTCTTCTTCTACCGcctcgccgccgacgccgacgtccccgccatcctctccaacCTCAAGACCTCGCTGGCCAAAGCTCTCGGCGCCTACTACCCGCTCGCCGGCCGCCTCCGCCTCACGCCCGGGACGGCTGACCGCTACGAGATCTACTACCAGCCGGGCGATGGCGTCACCTTCACCGTCGCCGAGTACCGCGACGATGTGGGCTTCGACGACCTCGTCGCTGACAAGCCGAGGGAGGTCCGCAAGATCGCGCCGCTCGCGCCGCCTCTTCCCAAGGGGGGCGCGGTGCTCGCGCTGCAGGCCACCGTGCTGCACCGCGGCCTCGCCATCGGCATGGCCGTGCACCACGCGGCCTGCGACGGCGCCATCTCCACGCGCTTCCTGCACACCTGGGCGGCGGCCGTCACCGGCGCCGTCGCTCCGTCACCTCCTGTCATCGACAGAACACTCGTAAAGGACGCAACGGGTCTCTACGACGTCTTCGTCAAAGCCATGCCGTCCGCCGACGAGATGGAGCACGTCAAGCTGTTGGACGACAAACTCCTCGCCACATTCACACTGTCCAAAGGCGACATACAGCGTGTCAAGGACGTGGtagccggcgaggcggggcggcgaggcgcggcgccGCCGCGATGCTCCTCGCTGGTggccaccttcggcttcatgtggTCATGCTACCAGCGAGCCAGAGAGGATGCAGGAAGCAACGGCGGCGACCGCCCGACGTACTTGGTCTTCCCCGTCGACCACCGCGCGCGGATGAACCCTCCCGTCCCGGACGAGTACCTCGGCAACTGCGTCGGCGGCGCCATGCACGCCGCGCCAATGGACAAGCTCGTGGAAGCCGGCGCCGGCGGCCTCTTCGTCGCGTGCACGGCGGTCGCTGCGGCAATCGAGGAAGCGGTGCGCGGCATCAGGTCACCCGAGACGATCGCGTTGTGGTTGGACAAGTTTAGGGAGGCTGCCATGGCCGGCATGTGGACCGTGGCCGGGTCGCCGAGGTTCCGCGTGTACGAGGTGGACTTTGGGTTcgggcggccggccaaggtggaGATCATGTCCGTGGCGAGAACCGGCGCCATGGCCGTGGCAGAGGGCCGGAGCGGCCGCGGCGGCATCGAGCTGGGCATCTCTCTGCCGGCAGCTGCCATGCAGAGCTTCCAAAAGTGCTTCCAAGATGCCATTGACTCGCTTCATCACCAGTAA